One segment of Allorhodopirellula heiligendammensis DNA contains the following:
- a CDS encoding glutamate decarboxylase, protein MPLHEKESVRESLADDVYASSDLAVGMPKYKMPEHEHDPRHVYTVVRDELMLDGNARQNFATFCQTWAEPEVRTLMNDCMDKNMIDKDEYPQCAEIESRCVHMLSDLWNSPAAANTLGCSTTGSSEAAMLSGMAMKWRWRAKRKAAGQPIDKPNMICGPVQICWHKFARYWDVELREIPMEHDRFIMSPEEVLKRCDENTIGVVPTLGVTFTCQYEPVAEVAAALDQLQSQTGLDIPMHVDGASGGFLAPFCSPDLVWDFRIPRIKSINASGHKFGLSPLGVGWVIWREKQDLPEDLVFHVNYLGGDMIDFALNFSRPGGSIVSQYYNFLRLGKEGYRKVHTACYETAQFLAREIEKLGPFEILYGGEIDKGIPALCWKLKDEYAENYTLYDFADKLRARGWQVPAYSMPANRQDLVIQRILVRHGVSRDLAGLLLDDMKRAIDFFEKHPVHALMTADEASGFHH, encoded by the coding sequence ATGCCACTTCATGAGAAAGAGTCCGTGCGTGAGAGTCTCGCCGATGACGTTTACGCGTCCAGCGATCTTGCGGTTGGAATGCCGAAGTACAAGATGCCGGAGCATGAGCACGATCCCCGTCATGTGTACACCGTGGTGCGTGATGAATTGATGCTCGACGGGAACGCGAGACAAAACTTCGCCACCTTCTGCCAGACATGGGCGGAACCGGAAGTCCGCACGTTGATGAACGATTGCATGGACAAGAACATGATCGACAAAGACGAGTACCCGCAGTGTGCCGAAATCGAATCTCGCTGTGTGCACATGCTATCGGATCTATGGAACTCACCCGCCGCCGCCAATACGCTGGGATGCTCAACCACCGGCTCGAGCGAAGCGGCCATGCTCAGCGGAATGGCGATGAAATGGCGCTGGCGCGCAAAACGCAAAGCAGCAGGTCAACCGATCGACAAACCCAACATGATTTGTGGACCGGTCCAAATCTGCTGGCACAAGTTCGCCCGCTACTGGGATGTCGAACTGCGTGAAATTCCGATGGAGCATGATCGTTTCATTATGTCGCCTGAGGAAGTGCTCAAACGTTGCGACGAGAATACGATCGGCGTGGTGCCCACGCTCGGCGTTACGTTCACATGCCAGTACGAACCGGTTGCCGAAGTCGCCGCAGCCCTTGACCAACTTCAGTCGCAGACGGGGCTCGACATCCCGATGCACGTCGATGGCGCCAGCGGCGGCTTTCTGGCACCGTTTTGTTCACCTGATCTCGTATGGGATTTTCGGATACCGCGAATCAAGTCCATCAATGCCTCAGGTCACAAGTTCGGCCTCTCCCCCTTAGGCGTGGGTTGGGTGATCTGGCGCGAGAAGCAAGATCTTCCCGAGGACTTGGTATTCCATGTCAATTATCTCGGCGGTGATATGATCGACTTCGCCCTTAACTTCTCACGACCAGGGGGATCTATTGTCTCTCAATACTACAATTTCCTGCGTCTTGGCAAGGAAGGATACCGCAAGGTGCATACAGCCTGTTATGAAACCGCACAATTCCTAGCCCGTGAAATCGAAAAGCTCGGCCCCTTTGAAATTCTTTATGGTGGCGAGATCGACAAGGGAATTCCAGCGCTCTGCTGGAAACTGAAAGACGAATACGCCGAAAACTATACGTTGTACGACTTCGCTGATAAGCTTCGGGCGCGAGGATGGCAGGTGCCCGCTTATTCGATGCCCGCCAACCGCCAAGATTTGGTGATCCAGCGGATTCTCGTTCGCCACGGAGTCAGCCGTGATCTGGCCGGTCTCCTGCTCGATGACATGAAGCGTGCGATTGACTTCTTCGAAAAGCATCCGGTGCACGCGTTGATGACCGCTGACGAAGCGTCCGGTTTCCACCACTAA